Part of the Microbacterium immunditiarum genome is shown below.
AAGGCTCCCGGCAACTATGGGGCGGATGACATCCAAGTTCTCGAAGGACTCGAGGCCGTCCGCAAGCGCCCCGGCATGTACATCGGCTCGACGGGCGAGCGCGGTCTGCACCACCTTGTCTACGAGATCGTCGACAACGCGGTCGATGAGGCCCTCGCGGGCTTCTGCGACACCATCGAGGTGACGATCCTCGAAGACGGCGGCATTCGCGTGTTCGACAACGGACGCGGCATCCCGGTCGACATGCATCCGACCGAGGGCAAGTCGACGGTCGAGGTCGTGCTCACGGTGCTGCACGCGGGCGGCAAGTTCGGCGGCGGCGGATACGCCGTGTCGGGCGGTCTGCACGGCGTGGGCTCGTCCGTGGTGAACGCCCTCTCGTCACGTTTCGATGTCGAGGTGAGGCGCCAGGGCTACGTGTGGCGACAGACCTATCGCGACGGCGGCGTGCCGCAGGCACCTCTGGAGCGCGGCGAAGAGAGCGACGAGACCGGCACCATCATCACGTTCTGGCCGGATGCCTCGATCTTCGACACTGTCCACTTCGACTACGACACCCTGCGCACGCGCTTCCAGCAGATGGCGTTCCTCAACAAGGGCCTGCGCATCAGCCTGAGCGACGAGCGCCCGGAGTCGGCGTACGCCGTCGACAAGGACGGCGAAGAGGCCGAGCGCCAGCCGGCCGACAGCTTCCTCTACGAGCGTGGGCTCGTCGACTACGTCGAGTACATCAACAAGGTGCGCAAGGCCGAGACGGTCAACGACATCATCGACTTCGAGTCGGAGGACACCGACCGCAAGATCGCGATGGAGATCGCGATGCAGTGGACGACGAGCTACACCGAGAACGTCTTCACGTTCGCGAACACGATCAACACGCACGAGGGCGGCACGCACGAAGAGGGCTTCCGCGCCGCGCTCACCGCACTGGTCAACCGGTACGCCCGCGCCCAGGGCCTCCTGAAGGAGAAGGACGAGAACCTCTCCGGCGAGGATGTCCGCGAGGGCCTCACGGCCGTGATCTCGGTCAAGCTCTCCGAGCCGCAGTTCGAAGGCCAGACCAAGACCAAGCTCGGCAACACCGAGGCGAAGGCGTTCGTGCAGAAGGTCGTCGGCGACCGGCTCGGCGACTGGTTCGACCGCAACCCGCAGCAGGCCAAGAACGTCGTGCGCAAGGCGATCGACGCGGCGACCGCACGGCTCGCGGCGCGCAAGGCGCGCGAGACCGCTCGCCGCAAGAGCGTGTTCGAGTCGGCGTCGATGCCCGACAAGCTGA
Proteins encoded:
- the gyrB gene encoding DNA topoisomerase (ATP-hydrolyzing) subunit B — protein: MTSSIPESVPEEPRSRPAHKAPGNYGADDIQVLEGLEAVRKRPGMYIGSTGERGLHHLVYEIVDNAVDEALAGFCDTIEVTILEDGGIRVFDNGRGIPVDMHPTEGKSTVEVVLTVLHAGGKFGGGGYAVSGGLHGVGSSVVNALSSRFDVEVRRQGYVWRQTYRDGGVPQAPLERGEESDETGTIITFWPDASIFDTVHFDYDTLRTRFQQMAFLNKGLRISLSDERPESAYAVDKDGEEAERQPADSFLYERGLVDYVEYINKVRKAETVNDIIDFESEDTDRKIAMEIAMQWTTSYTENVFTFANTINTHEGGTHEEGFRAALTALVNRYARAQGLLKEKDENLSGEDVREGLTAVISVKLSEPQFEGQTKTKLGNTEAKAFVQKVVGDRLGDWFDRNPQQAKNVVRKAIDAATARLAARKARETARRKSVFESASMPDKLKDCTSKDPSISEIFLVEGDSAGGSAVRGRDPETQAILSLRGKILNVEKARLDRALGNNEIQAMISAFGTGIGEDFDVSRARYHKIVLMADADVDGQHITTLLLTLLFRYMRGLIEAGYVYLAQPPLYRLKWSNADHEYVYSDRERDALLAAGVAEGKRIPKENGIQRYKGLGEMNPKELWETTMDPETRTLLQVTIDDAAAADEIFSILMGEDVESRRGFIQRNAKDVRFLDI